In one window of Bos taurus isolate L1 Dominette 01449 registration number 42190680 breed Hereford chromosome 15, ARS-UCD2.0, whole genome shotgun sequence DNA:
- the PATL1 gene encoding protein PAT1 homolog 1 isoform X7 → MDLLGDHEENLAERLSKMVIENELEDPAIMRAVQTRPVLQPQPGSLNSSIWDGSEVLRRIRGPLLAQEMPTVSVLEYALPQRPPQGPEDDRDLSERALPRRSTSPVIGSPPVRAVPIGTPPKQMAVPSFNQQPVQSCSIDFPPPETSSWKGRPMWKILCPKPVHVRPPMPPRYPAPYGERMSPNQLCSVPNSSLLGHPFPPSVPPVLSPLQRAQLLGGAQLQPGRMSPSQFARVPGFVGSPLAAMNPKLLQGRIGQMLPPAPGFRAFFSAPPPTTPPPPQQHPPGPGPHLQNLRSQAPMFRPDTTHLHPQHRRLLHQRQQQNRNQHRNLNGAGDRGSHRSSHQDHIRKDPYANLMLQREKDWVSKIQMMQLQSTDPYLDDFYYQNYFEKLEKLSAAEEMQGDGPKKERTKLITPQVAKLEHTYKPVQFEGSLGKLTVSSVNNPRKMIDAVVTSRSEDDETKEKQVRDKRRKTLFIIEKTYSLLLDVEDYERRYLLSLEEERPALMDERKHKICCMYDNLRGKLPGQERPSDDHFVQIMCIRKGKRMVARILPFLSTEQAADILMTTARNLPFLIKKDAQDEVLPCLLSPFSLLLYHLPPVTVTSLLQQLMNLPQSAAAPAPSNPHLSAVLQNKFGLSLLLVVLSRGEDLQSSDAASELAQSNPWTEVMFVATRELLRIPQTGLAKPISIPTNLVSLFSRYVDRQKLNLLETKLQLVQGIR, encoded by the exons GAAATGCCTACAGTGTCTGTGTTAGAATATGCCTTGCCTCAGAGGCCCCCCCAGGGCCCAGAAGACGATCGGGACCTTTCCGAGCGCGCATTACCAAGGCGGTCCACCTCGCCTGTCATTGGGAGTCCTCCTGTTAGAGCTGTCCCCATAGGCACCCCACCTAAGCAGATGGCTGTGCCCAGCTTCAACCAGCAG cctgtgcagtCCTGTTCCATAGACTTCCCTCCACCTGAAACCAGCAGCTGGAAAGGAAGGCCAATGTGGAAG ATTCTGTGTCCAAAGCCTGTCCACGTTCGGCCCCCAATGCCGCCACGGTATCCTGCTCCCTATGGTGAGAGGATGTCTCCAAACCAGCTCTGCAGTGTCCCG aactcctCCCTGCTGGGCCACCCTTTTCCCCCTAGCGTCCCTCCTGTCCTCAGCCCCCTCCAGAGAGCACAGCTTCTTGGAGGAGCACAG CTACAGCCTGGACGGATGTCTCCCAGCCAGTTTGCACGGGTCCCTGGATTCGTGGGCAGCCCACTTGCCGCCATGAATCCCAAGCTGTTGCAAGGGCGAATTGGACAGATGCTCCCCCCGGCGCCAGGCTTCCGCGCCTTCTTCAGCGCCCCACCCCCCACTACACCACCCCCTCCGCAGCAGCACCCCCCTGGCCCAGGACCCCACCTGCAAAACCTAAG ATCACAGGCTCCAATGTTTAGACCAGACACAACCCACCTTCATCCACAGCACCGTCGACTTTTGCATCAGAGACAGCAACAGAATAGAAA TCAACATCGGAATCTCAAcggtgcaggagacagagggagTCACCGGAGCAGTCATCAGGATCATATCCGAAAGGATCCGTATGCCAACCTCATGCTGCAGCGAGAAAAAGACTGGGTCTCTAAAATCCAGATGATGCAACTGCAAAGCACTGATCCCTACCTGGATGATTTTTATTATCAG AATTACTTTGAAAAACTGGAGAAACTGTCAGCTGCTGAAGAAATGCAAGGTGACGGCCCAAAAAAGGAGCGCACCAAGCTCATCACGCCTCAGGTGGCCAAGCTGGAGCACACCTACAAGCCAG TGCAGTTTGAGGGCTCTTTGGGAAAGCTCACTGTCTCTAGTGTGAATAATCCCCGAAAAATGATTGATGCTGTTGTGACGTCTCGGAGTGAGGATGAT gagacaaaagaaaaacaggttcGGGACAAAAGACGAAAAACCCTTTTCATAATTGAGAAA ACCTATAGTTTACTGCTTGATGTGGAGGATTACGAAAGGCGTTATCTCCTAAGTCTGGAAGAAGAGCGACCTGCCCTGATGGATGAAAGAAAGCACAAAATTTGTTGCATGTATGACAACTTAAGGGGGAAATTGCCTGGACAGGAGAG GCCGAGTGATGACCACTTTGTACAGATCATGTGTATCCGAAAGGGGAAGAGAATGGTAGCCCGGATTCTGCCTTTCCTCTCCACAGAGCAAGCAGCTGACATTCTCATGACAACAGCCAGGAACCTCCCTTTCCTCATCAAGAAGGACGCACAGGATGAG GTGCTGCCATGCCTATTGagtcccttctctctcctcctctaccATCTTCCACCAGTGACCGTCACCAGCCTTCTGCAGCAGCTGATGAACCTACCTCAGAGTGCAGCGGCCCCAGCTCCGTCCAACCCGCACCTCTCTGCCGTGCTCCAGAACAAG TTTGGCCTGTCCCTGCTCCTCGTCGTCCTGAGCCGCGGGGAAGACCTACAGAGCTCAGACGCTGCTTCAGAATTGGCGCAAAGCAACCCATG GACGGAGGTGATGTTTGTGGCAACCCGAGAACTTTTGCGGATTCCCCAGACGGGCCTGGCCAAGCCAATCTCTATACCCACAAACCTAGTATCCCTCTTTTCTCGTTACGTTGACCGACAGAAACTGAACTTGCTGGAGACAAAACTGCA GCTAGTTCAGGGGATACGGTAA